In Sandaracinaceae bacterium, one DNA window encodes the following:
- a CDS encoding GGDEF domain-containing protein, which translates to MSGPPSSDAPISPDALDDFAMLEGVGLTARRELLATAARRVLAPGEVLIEQGKRHARMFLLLRGALSVHLDSPTADPVATIEAGETVGELSLLDGSEASAFVVAKEKARLLEVGEDAFWQLTNVSHAFAVNLLVKTAARLRANNATVSQNVQKRRQYERAAMFDGLTGIHNRRWLDETLSRMVRRHQGERGKLSLSLIDIDHFKSFNDTYGHAAGDHVLTVVASTLSGNLRPTDLVARFGGEEFVIIFPDTDVELAQVAAERVREAISKEKLAMPDGTELPSVTISMGVSQLADGQSVPELLKVADMAMYRAKQAGRNRVMVGDASDLEGA; encoded by the coding sequence GTGAGTGGACCTCCGTCCTCGGACGCCCCCATCAGCCCCGACGCCCTCGACGACTTCGCGATGCTCGAAGGCGTCGGTCTCACCGCCCGCCGTGAGCTGCTCGCCACCGCCGCGCGTCGCGTCCTCGCGCCGGGCGAGGTCCTCATCGAGCAGGGCAAGCGTCACGCGCGCATGTTTCTGCTGCTCCGGGGCGCGCTCAGCGTGCACCTCGACAGCCCCACGGCCGATCCCGTGGCCACCATCGAAGCGGGCGAGACGGTGGGCGAGCTGAGCCTGCTCGACGGCAGCGAGGCGAGCGCGTTCGTCGTCGCCAAGGAGAAGGCGCGTCTGCTCGAGGTCGGCGAGGACGCCTTCTGGCAGCTGACCAACGTCAGCCACGCGTTCGCGGTGAACCTGCTGGTCAAGACCGCGGCGCGGCTCCGGGCCAACAACGCGACGGTCAGCCAGAACGTGCAGAAGCGGCGGCAATACGAGCGCGCCGCGATGTTCGACGGGCTGACCGGCATCCACAACCGCCGCTGGCTCGACGAGACCCTGAGCCGCATGGTCCGCCGCCACCAGGGGGAGCGCGGCAAGCTGTCTCTGTCGCTGATCGACATCGATCACTTCAAGAGCTTCAACGACACCTACGGGCATGCGGCGGGCGACCACGTGCTGACGGTGGTCGCTTCCACCTTGAGCGGGAACCTCCGCCCGACCGATCTCGTCGCGCGCTTCGGCGGCGAGGAGTTCGTCATCATCTTCCCGGACACCGACGTGGAGCTCGCCCAGGTCGCGGCGGAGCGCGTGCGCGAGGCCATCTCGAAGGAGAAGCTCGCGATGCCGGACGGCACGGAGCTGCCGAGCGTGACCATCTCCATGGGCGTCTCCCAGCTCGCCGACGGTCAGTCCGTGCCCGAGCTGCTCAAGGTCGCGGACATGGCGATGTACCGCGCGAAGCAGGCGGGTCGGAACCGCGTGATGGTCGGGGACGCCAGCGATCTCGAAGGCGCCTGA